In Streptomyces chartreusis, the following proteins share a genomic window:
- a CDS encoding GNAT family N-acetyltransferase codes for MSRPVPHIDVRSITEADIPDWTRALNTGFLRTPDVAETEVADRASYIVPSRTLGAFDAGRCVATFRSFAQELTVVGGATVPADAISNVTVTPTHRRRGLLNRMMAHDLAAAKERGDVVATLIAAEYPIYGRYGFGPATWAAEWTVDVPRAGLDPRWAGPEDGGRIDIVDSADVRKIGPELHERVRLAQPGATDRDERWWQVATGAVRLDRSPWTEPFFAVYRSAGGEVEGLVSYLADDKWGDGKQPLNTASVKWLIAATPEAERNLWRYLCSIDWITTVRSGWRAPDDLLPFFLPDPRAARITTLADWLWVRVLDVVRALEARTYEGQGELVLEVVDGAGLAGGRYRLRAAADGASCAPTTAAADLTLDVAELGALWLGDESAVRLAALGRVREERAGAAKVADALLRTSRRPWCPDMF; via the coding sequence ATGAGCCGTCCCGTACCCCACATCGACGTCCGCTCGATCACCGAGGCCGATATTCCGGACTGGACCCGGGCCCTGAACACCGGTTTTCTGCGTACGCCCGACGTCGCCGAGACGGAGGTCGCGGACCGGGCGTCGTACATCGTCCCGTCCCGCACCCTCGGCGCCTTCGATGCCGGCCGCTGCGTCGCCACCTTCCGGTCCTTCGCGCAGGAACTCACCGTCGTCGGCGGTGCCACCGTCCCCGCCGACGCCATCTCGAACGTCACCGTCACCCCGACCCACCGCCGCCGCGGCCTGCTCAACCGGATGATGGCCCACGACCTCGCGGCCGCGAAGGAGCGCGGGGACGTCGTGGCGACACTGATCGCCGCCGAGTACCCGATCTACGGCCGCTACGGCTTCGGCCCCGCCACCTGGGCCGCCGAGTGGACCGTCGACGTACCCCGCGCCGGCCTCGACCCCAGATGGGCCGGCCCCGAGGACGGCGGCCGTATCGACATCGTGGACAGCGCGGACGTACGCAAGATCGGCCCGGAGCTGCACGAGCGGGTGCGCCTGGCGCAGCCGGGTGCCACCGACCGGGACGAGCGGTGGTGGCAGGTCGCCACCGGCGCGGTGCGCCTGGACCGGTCGCCGTGGACGGAGCCGTTCTTCGCGGTGTACCGCTCGGCGGGCGGCGAGGTCGAGGGGCTGGTCTCGTACCTGGCGGACGACAAGTGGGGCGACGGCAAGCAGCCGCTCAACACGGCGTCCGTGAAGTGGCTGATCGCGGCGACGCCGGAGGCCGAGCGCAACCTGTGGCGCTACCTGTGCTCGATCGACTGGATCACGACGGTCAGGAGCGGCTGGCGGGCCCCCGACGACCTGCTGCCCTTCTTCCTCCCCGACCCGCGCGCGGCCAGGATCACGACACTGGCGGACTGGCTGTGGGTACGGGTGCTGGATGTCGTACGGGCTCTGGAGGCGCGTACGTACGAAGGCCAGGGCGAGCTGGTGCTGGAGGTCGTGGACGGGGCCGGGCTAGCGGGCGGGCGTTACCGGCTCCGGGCGGCGGCTGACGGGGCGTCCTGCGCGCCGACAACGGCCGCGGCGGACCTCACTCTCGACGTCGCCGAACTGGGCGCCCTGTGGCTGGGCGACGAGTCCGCGGTACGGCTCGCCGCGCTCGGGCGGGTCCGGGAAGAACGAGCGGGCGCCGCCAAGGTGGCCGACGCCCTGCTGCGTACGTCCAGGCGGCCTTGGTGCCCGGACATGTTCTGA
- a CDS encoding winged helix-turn-helix transcriptional regulator — MSSLLLLTNALQPSTEVLPALGLLLHNVRVAPAEGPALVDTPGADVILVDGRRDLPQVRSLCQLLRSTGPGCPLVLVVTEGGLAAVTADWGIDDVLLDTAGPAEVEARLRLAMGRQQIVNDDSPMEIRNGDLSVDEATYSAKLKGRVLDLTFKEFELLKYLAQHPGRVFTRAQLLQEVWGYDYFGGTRTVDVHVRRLRAKLGPEHESLIGTVRNVGYRFVTPEKIDRAAEEAKAKAAQAKPEDADEAGAREGTEVRAEA; from the coding sequence ATGAGTTCTCTGCTGCTCCTGACCAATGCCCTCCAGCCGTCGACGGAGGTGCTCCCCGCACTCGGCCTGCTCCTGCACAACGTGCGGGTCGCCCCGGCTGAAGGACCCGCCCTCGTCGACACCCCGGGCGCCGACGTCATCCTCGTCGACGGCCGCCGCGACCTCCCCCAGGTGCGCAGCCTGTGCCAGCTGCTGCGCTCCACCGGCCCCGGCTGTCCGCTCGTCCTCGTCGTGACCGAGGGCGGCCTCGCCGCCGTCACCGCCGACTGGGGCATCGACGACGTCCTGCTGGACACCGCGGGCCCGGCCGAGGTCGAGGCGCGGCTGCGGCTCGCCATGGGCCGCCAGCAGATCGTCAACGACGACTCCCCCATGGAGATCCGCAACGGCGACCTGTCGGTCGACGAGGCGACGTACTCCGCCAAGCTCAAGGGCCGGGTCCTCGACCTCACCTTCAAGGAGTTCGAGCTCCTGAAGTACCTCGCCCAGCACCCGGGCCGCGTCTTCACCCGCGCCCAGCTGCTCCAGGAGGTCTGGGGCTACGACTACTTCGGCGGCACCCGGACGGTCGACGTCCACGTACGACGGCTGCGCGCGAAGCTCGGGCCCGAACACGAGTCGCTGATCGGGACCGTGCGGAACGTCGGTTATCGATTCGTTACGCCGGAGAAGATCGACCGGGCCGCCGAAGAGGCGAAGGCCAAGGCGGCCCAGGCAAAGCCGGAAGATGCGGACGAGGCGGGCGCCCGGGAGGGCACCGAGGTCCGGGCCGAGGCGTAG
- a CDS encoding alpha/beta hydrolase, giving the protein MRTFLHTDDGVTIDSVYDPAVVVYDASRPSAGDLAFVVAHGFTGDVDKPHVRRVAEALAPHGAVVTFSFRGHGASGGRSTVGDREVLDLAAAVRWARELGHTRVATVGFSMGGSVVLRHAALYGRSGVGDAEIGSSGRDGAGTDAVVSVSAPARWYYRGTPRMRRLHWLVTRPEGRLVSRYGLRTRIHHRGWDPVPMSPVQAVPHIAPTPLLIVHGDIDGYFPLDHPRMLADAAGDHGELWLEPGMGHAEHAAADDLLARIGDWAAGRAG; this is encoded by the coding sequence ATGCGGACGTTTCTGCACACCGACGACGGGGTGACGATCGATTCCGTATACGACCCGGCGGTGGTCGTATACGACGCCTCCCGTCCATCTGCCGGTGACCTGGCGTTCGTCGTCGCCCACGGCTTCACCGGCGACGTCGACAAGCCCCATGTGCGACGGGTGGCGGAGGCCCTCGCCCCGCACGGTGCCGTCGTCACCTTCTCCTTCCGCGGCCACGGCGCGTCGGGCGGGCGCTCCACGGTCGGGGACCGCGAGGTGCTCGACCTGGCCGCCGCGGTGCGCTGGGCCCGCGAGCTCGGGCACACGCGCGTGGCGACCGTCGGCTTCTCCATGGGCGGCTCGGTGGTGCTGCGGCACGCGGCGCTGTACGGCCGTTCGGGTGTGGGCGACGCGGAGATCGGGTCGTCGGGCCGGGACGGGGCGGGCACGGACGCGGTGGTGTCGGTGAGCGCACCGGCGCGCTGGTACTACCGCGGCACACCCCGGATGCGCCGGCTGCACTGGCTGGTGACCCGTCCCGAGGGGCGTCTGGTGAGCCGCTACGGATTGCGCACCCGGATCCATCACCGCGGCTGGGACCCGGTGCCGATGTCCCCGGTGCAGGCGGTCCCGCACATCGCCCCGACGCCGCTGCTGATCGTGCACGGCGACATCGACGGCTACTTCCCCCTCGACCACCCCCGCATGCTGGCCGACGCGGCCGGTGACCACGGCGAACTCTGGCTGGAGCCCGGCATGGGGCACGCCGAGCACGCGGCCGCCGACGACCTGCTGGCCCGGATCGGGGACTGGGCCGCCGGCCGGGCGGGCTAG
- a CDS encoding DUF1416 domain-containing protein, translating into MCGAKAGGPDASTIKPGETTIQGQVTKDGEPVVGYVRLLDSTGEFTAEVPTSATGQFRFYAAEGTWTVRALVPGATADRTVVAQHGGLAEVAIAV; encoded by the coding sequence ATGTGTGGAGCGAAGGCCGGCGGCCCCGACGCCTCGACGATCAAGCCCGGTGAGACCACCATCCAGGGTCAGGTGACCAAGGACGGCGAGCCCGTGGTCGGCTACGTCCGACTGCTGGACTCGACCGGCGAGTTCACCGCGGAGGTCCCCACCTCCGCCACGGGCCAGTTCCGCTTCTACGCGGCGGAGGGCACCTGGACCGTCCGCGCCCTGGTCCCCGGCGCCACCGCCGACCGCACGGTCGTCGCGCAGCACGGTGGCCTCGCGGAGGTCGCGATCGCGGTCTGA
- a CDS encoding Fur family transcriptional regulator, translating into MVSTDWKSDLRQRGYRLTPQRQLVLEAVDTLEHATPDDILVEVRKTASGVNISTVYRTLELLEELGLVSHAHLGHGAPTYHLADRHHHIHLVCRDCTNVIEADVSVAAEFTAKLRREFGFDTDMKHFAIFGRCKDCAHKGANGKTSTTES; encoded by the coding sequence GTGGTGAGCACCGACTGGAAGAGCGACCTCAGGCAGCGTGGCTACCGGCTGACGCCTCAGCGTCAGCTTGTCCTGGAAGCCGTGGACACCCTTGAGCATGCGACCCCCGACGACATCCTCGTGGAAGTGAGGAAGACGGCGTCGGGGGTCAACATTTCCACCGTGTACCGGACCCTGGAGCTCCTGGAGGAGCTCGGTCTCGTCAGCCACGCCCACCTCGGGCACGGCGCGCCGACGTACCACCTCGCGGACCGCCACCACCACATCCACCTGGTCTGCCGCGACTGCACGAACGTGATCGAGGCCGATGTGTCGGTGGCCGCCGAGTTCACGGCCAAGCTGCGCCGCGAGTTCGGCTTCGACACCGACATGAAGCACTTCGCGATCTTCGGCCGGTGCAAGGACTGCGCGCACAAGGGCGCGAACGGCAAGACTTCAACTACCGAGTCGTAG
- a CDS encoding FABP family protein: protein MIEIPSDLHKDLVPLAFLLGNWAGAGVHDFPGSEKCNFGQEVAFTHDGRDFLEYQSHTWVLDNDGNKVRPLESEHGFWRIDADRKVEVTMVRDDGVVEIWYGELADKKPQIDLVTDAVARTAASGPYSGGKRLYGYVKSDLMWVGEKQTPEVELRPYMSAHLKKVVTPEDVERWAKALPDDMPDDGIAFFK from the coding sequence ATGATCGAGATTCCGTCCGACCTCCACAAGGACCTCGTCCCGCTCGCCTTCCTGCTCGGCAACTGGGCCGGCGCCGGCGTGCACGACTTCCCGGGCTCCGAGAAGTGCAACTTCGGGCAGGAGGTCGCCTTCACCCACGACGGCCGTGACTTCCTGGAGTACCAGTCCCACACCTGGGTGCTGGACAACGACGGGAACAAGGTCCGTCCCCTGGAGTCCGAGCACGGCTTCTGGCGCATCGACGCCGACCGCAAGGTCGAGGTGACGATGGTCCGCGACGACGGCGTCGTCGAGATCTGGTACGGCGAGCTCGCCGACAAGAAGCCCCAGATCGACCTGGTCACGGACGCCGTGGCCCGCACGGCCGCCTCCGGCCCCTACAGCGGCGGCAAGCGGCTGTACGGCTACGTCAAGAGCGACCTGATGTGGGTCGGCGAGAAGCAGACCCCCGAGGTCGAGCTGCGCCCGTACATGTCGGCCCACCTGAAGAAGGTCGTCACCCCGGAGGACGTCGAGCGCTGGGCCAAGGCCCTGCCGGACGACATGCCGGACGACGGCATCGCCTTCTTCAAGTAG
- a CDS encoding DUF2993 domain-containing protein, translating to MRALRILLIVVVILGGLFVLADRLAVGFAEDEVAEKVRTRENLAATPDVSIKGFPFLTQVASGSLDDVELGMQGFEATAGAEGKSIRIDDLKANMKGVEFSGDYSSATAATATGTASVSYAELLKTAKSEPTQVAPGVTASVVGLSDGGNGKIKVAVEATVLGTKLPEPVYVLSSVTAQGDTVRVKADTLPNFGGAEIAESRARAITDFEQKIDGLPGGIQLDSVQAAKDGVEITVKGSNVRLAG from the coding sequence ATGCGCGCCCTGCGGATACTGCTCATAGTCGTCGTGATCCTGGGCGGCCTCTTCGTGCTGGCCGACCGGCTCGCCGTCGGGTTCGCCGAGGACGAGGTCGCCGAGAAGGTCAGGACCCGCGAGAACCTCGCCGCGACCCCGGACGTGTCCATCAAGGGCTTCCCGTTCCTCACCCAGGTCGCGAGCGGCTCGCTGGACGACGTGGAGCTCGGCATGCAGGGCTTCGAGGCCACCGCGGGCGCCGAGGGCAAGTCGATCCGGATCGACGATCTCAAGGCGAACATGAAGGGCGTCGAGTTCTCGGGCGACTACAGCTCCGCCACCGCCGCGACCGCCACCGGCACCGCGTCCGTGAGCTACGCCGAACTGCTGAAGACCGCCAAGTCCGAGCCCACCCAGGTCGCCCCCGGCGTCACCGCCAGCGTCGTCGGCCTGTCCGACGGCGGCAACGGCAAGATCAAGGTCGCCGTCGAGGCCACCGTGCTCGGCACCAAGCTGCCCGAGCCGGTCTACGTCCTCAGCTCGGTCACCGCCCAGGGCGACACCGTGCGGGTGAAGGCCGACACCCTGCCGAACTTCGGCGGCGCCGAGATCGCCGAGAGCCGCGCCCGTGCGATCACCGACTTCGAGCAGAAGATCGACGGGCTGCCCGGCGGTATCCAGCTCGACAGCGTCCAGGCGGCGAAGGACGGCGTCGAGATCACGGTGAAGGGTTCGAACGTCCGCCTCGCCGGGTAG
- a CDS encoding YgfZ/GcvT domain-containing protein, whose translation MKSPLLTLPGAVPAEGVDEGVAAHYGDLFREQRALADGTGFVDLSHRGVVAVTGDDRLTWLHLLLTQHVSELPTGEATEALILSAHGHIEHALYLVDDGTTTWAHVEPGTQEALIAYLESMKFFYQVEVTDRTDDFAIVHLPAGSIAEVPEGVVVRETAYGRDLFLPRADLESYAEKAGPAAGILAHEALRVEQHRPRLGFETDHRTIPHELGWIGTAVHLQKGCYRGQETVARVQNLGKPPRRLVFLHLDGSEVHLPTPGTEIHLADEGPDGRKIGFITTSVRHHELGPVALALVKRNVALDARLVAGDTAAAQEAVVEP comes from the coding sequence ATGAAGAGCCCCCTGCTGACCCTGCCCGGCGCCGTCCCTGCCGAGGGCGTGGACGAAGGTGTCGCCGCCCACTACGGCGATCTGTTCCGCGAGCAGCGCGCCCTCGCCGACGGCACCGGCTTCGTCGACCTGTCGCACCGCGGGGTCGTCGCCGTCACCGGCGACGACCGGCTGACCTGGCTGCACCTGCTGCTCACCCAGCACGTCAGCGAGCTGCCCACGGGCGAGGCCACCGAGGCGCTGATCCTCTCCGCGCACGGCCACATCGAGCACGCGCTGTATCTGGTCGACGACGGTACGACCACCTGGGCCCATGTCGAGCCCGGCACCCAGGAGGCGCTGATCGCCTACCTGGAGTCGATGAAGTTCTTCTACCAGGTCGAAGTCACCGACCGTACGGACGACTTCGCGATCGTGCACCTGCCCGCCGGATCCATCGCCGAGGTGCCCGAGGGCGTCGTCGTGCGCGAGACGGCGTACGGCCGTGACCTGTTCCTGCCGCGGGCCGACCTGGAGTCCTACGCCGAGAAGGCGGGCCCGGCGGCCGGCATCCTCGCCCACGAGGCCCTGCGCGTCGAGCAGCACCGCCCGCGCCTGGGCTTCGAGACCGACCACCGCACGATCCCGCACGAGCTGGGCTGGATCGGCACGGCGGTGCATCTCCAGAAGGGCTGCTACCGCGGCCAGGAGACCGTCGCCCGCGTCCAGAACCTCGGCAAGCCCCCGCGCCGCCTGGTCTTCCTGCACCTGGACGGCAGCGAGGTCCACCTGCCGACCCCCGGCACCGAGATCCACCTCGCGGACGAGGGCCCCGACGGCCGCAAGATCGGCTTCATCACGACGTCCGTACGACACCACGAGCTCGGCCCGGTCGCGCTGGCGCTGGTGAAGCGGAACGTCGCACTCGACGCACGGCTGGTGGCGGGAGACACAGCAGCAGCCCAGGAAGCCGTCGTCGAGCCGTAG
- a CDS encoding MoaD/ThiS family protein encodes MAKVTVRYWAAAKAAAQVAEEPYDADTLAEALDAVRARHPGELTRVLRRCSFLIDGDPVGTRGHETVRLADGGTVEVLPPFAGG; translated from the coding sequence ATGGCAAAGGTCACGGTGCGCTACTGGGCCGCCGCGAAGGCCGCCGCCCAGGTCGCCGAGGAACCGTACGACGCGGACACGCTCGCCGAGGCGCTCGACGCGGTGCGTGCGCGACACCCCGGGGAACTGACGCGCGTACTGCGGCGATGCTCGTTCCTCATCGACGGTGACCCCGTGGGCACCCGCGGACATGAGACGGTACGGCTGGCCGACGGCGGCACGGTCGAGGTGCTCCCGCCGTTCGCAGGAGGGTGA
- the dtd gene encoding D-aminoacyl-tRNA deacylase, protein MRAVVQRVDGASVVVDGETVGEITGEGLCVLVGVTHEDTKEKAAQLARKLWSIRMLDDEKSCSDIDAPLLVISQFTLYGDARKGRRPTWNAAAPGDVAEPLVDEVVAQLRALGATVATGRFGAKMRVSLTNDGPFTVLVEI, encoded by the coding sequence ATGCGAGCTGTGGTGCAGAGGGTGGACGGCGCGAGTGTCGTCGTGGACGGCGAGACGGTCGGGGAGATCACCGGCGAGGGCCTGTGCGTGCTCGTCGGCGTCACGCACGAGGACACTAAGGAGAAGGCGGCCCAACTCGCCCGCAAACTCTGGTCGATCCGCATGCTGGACGACGAGAAGTCGTGCAGCGACATCGACGCCCCGCTCCTCGTCATCAGCCAGTTCACCCTGTACGGCGACGCCCGCAAGGGCCGCCGGCCCACCTGGAACGCGGCCGCCCCTGGCGATGTCGCCGAGCCGCTCGTCGACGAGGTCGTCGCCCAACTGCGCGCCCTGGGCGCCACGGTGGCGACGGGCCGGTTCGGCGCCAAGATGCGGGTGTCCCTGACGAACGACGGCCCGTTCACCGTGCTTGTGGAGATCTGA
- a CDS encoding winged helix-turn-helix domain-containing protein — MVVEPKHASVNGRKSSQRPQKSHREVADELRARITSGELRPGQRMPTQAKLAVEFGVERGAVRQALRILQSEHLLTNVSKGAPATVAPDLGKALTGPGAPPAPTMVALAPRIASAFAAPHVEIDALCLTSVSLTLAIGEPLRQIHAGQLKPAKVDFRVLLPSRDIPLAFPTPVEDSAADVDLQLRRRWLAQRNAQGQVLRHNLLALRATHGIDVQVTFRALPFTPPVKLYLLNGTEALFAYYTLSRREVEIGQQHLEMYDAPGIQSTLFAFEQGAGLRDMTFVEQSHVWFNALWETISSELVLTS, encoded by the coding sequence TTGGTCGTGGAGCCGAAACACGCCTCCGTCAATGGACGGAAGAGTTCACAGCGGCCACAGAAGTCACACCGGGAGGTGGCCGACGAGCTGCGCGCCCGGATCACCTCGGGCGAGCTGCGGCCCGGCCAGCGCATGCCCACCCAGGCCAAGCTGGCCGTCGAGTTCGGCGTCGAGCGCGGAGCCGTACGGCAGGCGCTGCGCATCCTTCAGTCGGAGCATCTGCTCACGAACGTCTCCAAAGGTGCCCCGGCCACCGTCGCCCCCGACCTCGGCAAGGCGCTGACCGGCCCCGGAGCCCCGCCGGCGCCTACCATGGTGGCCCTCGCACCGCGGATCGCGTCCGCCTTCGCGGCCCCGCACGTGGAGATCGACGCCCTGTGCCTGACCTCGGTCTCCCTCACGCTCGCCATCGGCGAACCGCTCCGTCAGATCCACGCCGGACAGCTGAAACCGGCCAAGGTCGACTTCCGGGTGCTGCTGCCGAGCCGGGACATCCCGCTCGCCTTCCCGACGCCCGTGGAGGACTCCGCCGCCGACGTCGACCTACAGCTGCGCCGCCGCTGGCTCGCCCAGCGCAACGCGCAGGGGCAGGTGCTCCGGCACAACCTGCTGGCGCTGCGTGCCACGCACGGCATCGACGTACAGGTCACCTTCCGGGCGCTGCCGTTCACCCCGCCGGTGAAGCTGTACCTGCTCAACGGCACGGAGGCGCTGTTCGCCTACTACACGCTGAGCCGCCGCGAGGTGGAGATCGGGCAGCAGCATCTGGAGATGTACGACGCTCCGGGCATCCAGTCGACGCTGTTCGCCTTCGAGCAGGGGGCCGGGCTGCGGGACATGACGTTCGTGGAGCAGTCGCACGTGTGGTTCAACGCGCTGTGGGAGACGATCAGTTCGGAGCTTGTGCTCACGAGCTGA
- a CDS encoding DUF3099 domain-containing protein — MYARRRHLYFAMMGTCIALFVLAWGVVRLWSIPVAVGMCVVAMVIPPLAAMVANRRGPEDRWWDDPSGDPKSDEWWDELDGKKRPHP, encoded by the coding sequence ATGTACGCGCGGCGACGGCATCTCTACTTCGCCATGATGGGGACGTGCATCGCCCTCTTCGTCCTGGCGTGGGGCGTCGTGCGCCTGTGGTCGATCCCGGTGGCCGTGGGCATGTGCGTGGTCGCCATGGTCATCCCGCCGCTCGCCGCGATGGTCGCCAACCGGCGGGGGCCGGAGGACCGCTGGTGGGACGACCCCTCCGGCGACCCGAAGTCCGACGAGTGGTGGGACGAGCTGGACGGCAAGAAGCGGCCCCACCCGTAG
- a CDS encoding Ms5788A family Cys-rich leader peptide: MKRQADLTKRRAVDLCRVAAMLCRPF; this comes from the coding sequence ATGAAGCGACAGGCGGATCTCACGAAGCGGCGGGCAGTAGACCTCTGCCGCGTTGCCGCCATGCTCTGTCGCCCCTTCTGA
- a CDS encoding aerial mycelium formation protein yields the protein MSTPSTEQPPGAVALTHAARLDGLRPPTQRTADDPGPGPHTRPAVEPTEHDLTVLSLPELRTLRRYAQRDEADLSYVRRLLQGRIDILRAELAWRSPAGAASVVDRLPEILTDAPARQRSSARHVTLGTPQSEEYRRLAAEMLSEVELSDLQARTDAELNTAMGRLVRYEQEVSGRRQLLQRTADECSTEIARRYRDGEAQVDDLLT from the coding sequence ATGAGCACACCGAGTACCGAGCAACCGCCCGGGGCTGTCGCACTGACCCACGCGGCCCGGCTGGACGGTCTGCGGCCGCCCACACAGCGCACCGCCGACGATCCGGGCCCCGGCCCGCACACACGGCCGGCCGTGGAGCCGACCGAGCACGACCTGACCGTGCTCAGTCTGCCCGAACTGCGCACGCTGCGGCGGTACGCCCAGCGCGACGAGGCGGACCTGAGTTATGTACGACGGCTGTTGCAGGGGCGGATCGACATTCTGCGGGCCGAGCTGGCGTGGCGCTCCCCAGCGGGCGCGGCGTCCGTCGTGGACCGCCTCCCGGAGATCCTCACCGACGCCCCGGCCCGCCAGCGCTCCTCCGCCCGGCACGTGACGCTGGGGACTCCGCAGAGCGAGGAGTACCGGCGGCTGGCGGCCGAGATGCTGTCCGAGGTGGAGCTGTCCGACCTCCAGGCCCGCACGGACGCCGAGCTGAACACGGCGATGGGGCGCCTCGTGCGCTACGAGCAGGAGGTGTCGGGCCGCCGCCAGCTCCTGCAGCGGACGGCGGACGAGTGCAGCACGGAGATCGCCCGCCGGTACCGGGACGGCGAGGCGCAGGTGGACGACCTGCTGACGTAG
- a CDS encoding sulfurtransferase, with protein sequence MSRSDVLVDADWVQDNLDNADIAIVEVDEDTSAYEKNHIKNAIRIDWTKDLQDPVRRDFIDQEGFEKLLSAKGIANDTLVILYGGNNNWFASYAYWYFKLYGHENVKLLDGGRKKWELDARELVEEVPERAETVYKARPQNTAIRAFRDDVVAAIGSQNLVDVRSPDEFSGKLLAPAHLPQEQSQRPGHVPSARNIPWSKNANDDGTFKSDDELKELYAEEQVDLAKDTIAYCRIGERSALTWFVLHELLGVENVKNYDGSWTEYGSLVGVPIELGANK encoded by the coding sequence ATGAGCCGCAGCGACGTCCTCGTCGACGCCGACTGGGTCCAGGACAACCTGGACAACGCCGACATCGCGATCGTGGAGGTGGACGAAGACACGTCCGCCTACGAGAAGAACCACATCAAGAACGCGATCCGCATCGACTGGACCAAGGACCTGCAGGACCCGGTCCGCCGCGACTTCATCGACCAGGAGGGCTTCGAGAAGCTCCTGTCGGCGAAGGGCATCGCCAACGACACGCTGGTGATCCTCTACGGCGGCAACAACAACTGGTTCGCGTCCTACGCCTACTGGTACTTCAAGCTCTACGGCCACGAGAACGTCAAGCTTCTCGACGGCGGCCGCAAGAAGTGGGAGCTGGACGCCCGCGAGCTGGTCGAGGAGGTCCCGGAGCGCGCCGAGACCGTCTACAAGGCCAGGCCGCAGAACACCGCCATCCGCGCCTTCCGCGACGACGTCGTGGCGGCCATCGGTTCGCAGAACCTGGTCGACGTCCGTTCGCCCGACGAGTTCTCCGGCAAGCTGCTCGCCCCGGCCCACCTGCCGCAGGAGCAGTCGCAGCGTCCGGGCCACGTCCCGAGCGCCCGCAACATCCCGTGGTCGAAGAACGCCAACGACGACGGCACCTTCAAGTCGGACGACGAGCTCAAGGAGCTCTACGCCGAGGAGCAGGTCGACCTGGCGAAGGACACCATCGCCTACTGCCGCATCGGTGAGCGCTCCGCGCTGACCTGGTTCGTGCTGCACGAGCTGCTCGGCGTGGAGAACGTCAAGAACTACGACGGCTCCTGGACCGAGTACGGCTCCCTCGTCGGCGTGCCGATCGAGCTCGGCGCCAACAAGTAA
- a CDS encoding DsrE family protein, translating to MSKKLVIKVTAGADAPERCSQAFTVAAVAVASGVDVSLWLTGESAWFALPGRAAEFELPHAAPLPDLIDSVLAAGRLTLCTQCAARRDITEKDVIEGVRIAGAQVFVQEAMADGTQALVY from the coding sequence ATGTCGAAGAAGCTGGTGATCAAGGTGACGGCGGGGGCCGATGCCCCCGAACGCTGCTCACAGGCGTTCACGGTCGCGGCGGTGGCCGTGGCCAGTGGCGTGGACGTATCCCTGTGGCTGACCGGCGAGTCCGCCTGGTTCGCCCTCCCGGGCCGGGCCGCCGAGTTCGAGCTGCCGCACGCGGCTCCGCTCCCGGATCTCATCGACTCCGTCCTCGCGGCCGGCCGGCTCACGCTGTGCACCCAGTGCGCGGCCCGCCGGGACATCACGGAGAAGGACGTGATCGAGGGCGTCCGTATCGCGGGCGCGCAGGTCTTCGTGCAGGAGGCGATGGCGGACGGGACGCAGGCGCTCGTCTACTGA